In the genome of Doryrhamphus excisus isolate RoL2022-K1 chromosome 11, RoL_Dexc_1.0, whole genome shotgun sequence, the window GCTCTGCTGCCACCTGTCTGCTCTGTGTTGCAGTGCACCTGAGGGGCGTTGCCATCTGGTGGACTGTTGCTTCCAGCTTGTGGGTTCTCCGAATTAGCTTTTGCTATTGTTTTGCCGTTTTTGCTCCCGTGGTTTACCATTTACCTTTGGCTTTGTcctgttttttgcctttttgtgaCAATTCATCCACTCAAGTCGAGCCTTTTTATTATGATCTTCCGTGTCTTTCTATTCTGGCAACCAGCTGATTCATAAGATCAGATGTAGGTTGTTTCTTTTTCCATGATAGGAACTATTAAAAGGGGAAAGATACTGGAGTTACCTGATGAAAACAGGAGTGTTGAAGGGAATGCATTGGATAAGGTTAAGTGTGTataataaacacttttttttttatttgtgagtACCCCTGATTTAGTTCCAGACATGATGCCCTTAACAACCCTCCTCTTGGCTTCTCACACATGTAGCAAACGATGACTCATCACTTTGCACGGGACCTTTGGAGGCCGGGCTGAAGACGTTAATGAAACTTTTTCTTCTTAatcgttctttttttttccttttcagctTAGAGGCAGCGTGCTTAGGAAGTCACTCAGCTGAATAAAATCATTTACCTGCAGCGAGGAGCAAGGAGAGGTGgggtgtgtgttggggggtgggggtggttaaTGGGGGATCTGCATGACTAATATTTGAGGAGAGGAAGCTGGGGTGAACATGCAATGCAAACATCCACAAGCTTCTTCATCTTTACTGAGTCCatgacgcacaaacacacatttacatTTGAACATTCTTTATTCTATATTCTGATGATGAAGATGTTGCACGGAGAGGGAATAAAACACTTCCTGGGTCGGCACTAAAGTCCAAGTCTTAAAAAGCAGATATTAGAAACCTTTTCCAGATGTGCAGAGGTCTCTGGCTGGTGGTTCCTACTCTACTGATCTTATCAGTAAGAGGCCAACATGAACTTGTGCTCTATTTGCAACAtgaaaaatatctttttttttctccaaaactTAAATTTGACACACTTAATTTGTCTTTTCCTCCATTCagcattgttgttattgtgtctttttcatTAGTGACTTTCCTCGGACTTCTGATTGGCCACAATGATCTAGTCTTTTGCTTAGGCTGTGTCTCATATGAAGTACTTCATCAGTACACTTCAGAAAGAATACTTTACACCTGACTGTTGACAAGCTGCATACTTACCGGAAATGCCCCATGCCCTTTCGCTACAAGATAATTAAGCGTCCAGCACTGTGCACTCTTTGAGCGTGACATCCAGGTACTGACAGTGCACTGCATTTTGACATTCATCACAGTGTgaacacacttatgcactcagaAGTCTCAAGTGAAGACTTCCCTGTACTCGGTTTCTGAGTGTGCAAATTTTGGCAGTGTCGTGCTATCCCAAATCAATTGATGTTGATGACTGATGCTTAGATGACTGATAGTCCATCTCCGCATTTTGCAGTGTACTTATGCACTGAAGTGTAAGTACACAAATGTGCCAGATTAGACACAGCCACTGttttttcctgctttcctttaaaagttttttttttttaaatctctagACAAGGGGTGTCccaagattaaaacatgacaagatttctcgttcATGGACACTAGGAcgatgataaatgaatgaattaatcacacaataaatggaaAATGAACTTACTAATTTTGCTCGCACAATAGACAGTATATTGCCTTGGGCATGCGgcagggttcactctgtgcattggttacAGCACGTTggtgtgtttgttccatagaacaacagcatgaaagGAATGAGCCATTTTATCAGTCATACAGTCGCTTtttctcagtgggtggaggcggggccgccagCTTAAACACAGAGCGCAGAAGAGTATAACGTAGTCCAAATTAAATGAGTGGATtgccatattcattcattttttaccgcttatcctcacgagggtggcgggcgtgctggagcctatcccagcagtctttgagcgagaggcggggtacacactggactggtggccagccaatcacaggtcacatacgtatagacaaacaaccattcacactcacattcatacctatggacaatttggagtcgccaattaacctagcatgtttttggagaaaacccatgcatgcacagggagaacatgcaaactccacagagatggcgagggtggaattgaactcgggtctcctagctgtgaggcctgcgtgataatcaccgtgcagccgagattGCCATATGTTgtcatataattttttaattgtactattcttaaaagtaatgttaatatCGCATCTCGTTTTCATAGGCCCCAATCTCGCGTATCGTCTTGTCTTGTGAACTGAGTATCTAGTGACACCCCTAATCTGGAGTGGAAAAAACATGGTCTCCAATTgaagtgtactgtatgtatgaatataGACTAAACAAGACGACATCCATGTTATGGCATCCAACAACAGCATGACACTTTTTATGCCATTGGTGGCAACTTTTAACACTGCTGACAAATTGATTTGTATCTACGGTACATGTCCTTCCTCTGTCTgctacattaataataattataataggaATAGAATGTATGTACCTCCTATTTATACTCACACTAAACCCAAGAAGATTGGAAGAAATGATACCTTTAGTTATTTCTGGTTAACTAAAGAGATAAAATCAGTTCTACCTTTAGAAAAAGAAGCGTGTACGAGACACTTTAATAATGTCAGtagtatatttacaaatacTAGAGTGACCTCTAATCCTACAAATAACATCAAcatgcatgttcattcatttaaaacTCACCATTCTTCGTCCTTCTGACACTTTATATGTTGTCACGTCTTAAGCTATTAAAATGagtaaatgtaaaatatctTCATACAGTATTAAGTAGTAAGTAGAGCTATTGACCCGCTGAGATGGAAAAGATGATTAACAGGTATTGTCTTTGGCTGTGTCACAGGGTTAAACGGCCACATTGGCCAGCCGTGGGTCCGAGTCCTGCTCGTAGCGGTAGTGGTAGACCTCCATCTGGTCCCTACACGCCTCTCGGATGTTGTTGAGCCAGCGCTTAATGCCGCCTCGGTTCAGGTAAAGCACCATGAGGAACACCAGCCCGATCAGAGCCAGGACAATGCCCAGGAACACGTAGGAGACCGCCTCCAGGTTCTCGTTCACGCAGTCCACGTCTTCCCCGCGCAGTTTCTCCAGAGGGAGTCCTCTCTTGGCTTCGGGCTCACTGCAACGAAGCAGCGCCGCGTCGGGACACTGGGACGAGTTCCTCAGCCAGTAGTAGAACGCCTCCAGGTCACACGTGCACCTGAAGGGGTTGTGTGACAAGTAGACCCTGGTGCGCCTGTGCTGGCCCAGGCTGGTGACATTGTCCCTGTTGATGGTCTCGATGGAGTTGTTGACCAGTACTAACTGGTGCAGGTTGGATGCGTCCAAACTTGCCAGTGGGACGGACCGCAGCCGGTTGCCCGCCAGCTCCAGGCGGTGAAGGTTGTGAAGACTTTTAGAGGCGAGTGCGGCCGAGAGCTGCATGGTGGCCTCGGGCAGGATGGACTCATTGAGGCACAGCATGCGAAGTTCCACAAgtccattgaatgcatcatctgaGATCAGCGCTACGCGGTTGTGGCTCAAATCCAGCACGTGCACACGCGGAAGTCCCAAGAAGGCGCCCGCTTCAATTACCTGGATCATGTTTGAAGCCAGGGACAGAGTCCCCATGTCCAACTCTGTGCCATTGGCCACGAACGCACCACGCTGCAAAGTTGTCACGTTTCTCCCGTGCACGATCAGCGTGGACGTCCACGCCGGGACGTCTCCCGGCACTCCCGCGACCCCGCCGCCACGGCAGCTGACCGTGCCGGACTCTCGGTCGCACGCGCACGCCGGCGGGCACGCGTCCTCCGCGCGGACACACGCCAAGCCCGCCAAAACGGCTGTCCACCAACGCCACGCACTCGCGCGCGTCCACATCTTCTCTCGCCTTTGGGTGTGTGTGCAGTACTCGTCGCCTCTCACGTGCACGCGCCGGCCCGCACTAGCCCGTACGGCTCCGCGTCGGTCCGCTACCGGTCCAGAACGGCACGCTCATGACGTCTTCACGTGCTCTGGACCTTAGTGAAGTGAGGCTGACTTTCGCTGCCTGTCTGGTCCGCTGCCACGCCCCCGGAGTGGCTCCCATGTCACATGACCCAGAGAGAGaaagtactgtacagtacttgACCCAAAAAAAGCCCCTTCATGAAGTCACACTTCcatctttttaatatattaacattTGTTATGATTTGTTCTGGTGTTATGGGCAGTGAATCTGGACTTGGAACCTTCAGAAAATACCACATGATATTCTCCTCAAGAGCTCAGTTCAGCAAGTGTCAAAACactcttttgctttttctttgtcttccaTAAGAAGGATGAGCATCAGCAAGAGGGCGTTAAGAAGACGTGAATTATAAGTGATTTTCATTCAAAGCATGCATGCATTCTGCTGAGAAGTAGGCCTATGGCAAAATGCAGTACACTGTCAGTACCCAGAAATTAGAgtctgtgtatttttttgttaaaatcccATCTTTAATgtgattattaaaataaatctgACTTATAATTGTGAGCATGATGTGTCTGAGAAGTAACCCATATGCGCAAAACATGATGTCACGCTCATTGCCGTGTGTTTACAGAAGTAAACATTGCCCCATTTGTGCGCTTCTCGTGGCACTTTCAAGGAAGAGACAGAGACAAAAGAGGGCAGGTATTTTGGGCTATATGGCAGTATAAGGACAACGTACTGTGGATCAGTGGACGTCAGAGCCAACAGTGGTGTCTCGCCTGGCAAAACACGCCTTTCGATGGCATATAGGTCGCATATATGCATAGCCATGGTTTTGAAGGACTTGTTCATGACTCACAAAAATCTATTACTTGGATGTTGCGCTCAAAACTCCCCAACTGGTGAGTGTGCAGGGATCTTGGCTATATGGATACAAAAAGCATGTAAATATTGCAGTGGCCATTTCCGGTAAACGTGCAATGACAGAACAGCACAGCACTGTCAAAATTAGTGTCCTCCTGAGCTAAGTAGACATATAAGCTTGTGTGTGCATAGCATAGCATTCTCTTTAGCTAACATGTTATGCTGTGAAAACCGCATCACTTTTGCACACTTTTATGGCACATAAGAATGTGAATAtaagccacagtttgaccctggaacggatcatttctatttccataatTTCCTGTGGTACTGTATTAATGCTGGACGTTTTTATCCATCTGCTAAAACATGTTTGTATTTTCATCTTTAGCATGTTGCGACTGCCCCCGTGCACCAGTGGATTTCAGCGGCATATGAGTGACCTCCTCTTCCAAAGACAAGCACCCGCTGTCCTcatcctctgtgtggagtcagGAAACAAAAGATGAGTTTTAGTAAACACAACACTTGAGTGGGTGAGTGAGACACATTCCTCTCTTGGGAAACTCCTTGCCTTCGATCTGTctgtgaaacattcattcattcattttctactgcttatccttgtgagggttgtggggggtgctggagcctactggTTTGCTACtgactggttgccaaccaatcacaggacacttatagacaaacaaccattcacactcacattcatacctatggacaatttggagtcaccaattaatctaacatgtttttggaatgtgggaggaaaccggagtacccggagaaaacccacgcatgcacagggagaacatgcaaactccacacagagatggccgagggtggaatcgaattcgggttcctagctgtgtggcctgcgcgctaaccactcgttcgctgTGAAGCCCCATCTGTGAAGCATATGTACAATAAGAAAGTGATCAGGCTCTTCTGGTTCGTAACACACAACAAGCCACCTTTACACATGGATGTAGGAGAGAGCAGATTCAGAACCATGGACAGCTCATTTAGTGGCCagaaatacattcattaattcattcattttctaccgctttttcctcacgagggtgcgggggtgctggagcctatcccagctgtcttcgggtgataggcggggtacaccctggactggtggccagccaatcacagggcacatatagacaaacaaccattcacactcacattcatacctatggacaatttggagtggccaattaacctagcatgtttttggaatgtgggaggaaagcgaagtcccgggagaaaacccacgcatgaacggggagaacatgcaaactccacacagagatggccgagggtggaattgaaccctgttctcttagctgtgaggtctgcgcgctaaccactccagaAATACAGTCAGGCTCCAAAGTGGTGCTATAAGTCATACTATAAGTGTGttataagacataagacatagtGCTATAAAGTATAATGCTATAAGCCATAGTGTTATAACTTACAATATAAGGTGTAATGCTATGAGCTATAAGGCTATAAACTATAGTGCTATAAGGTACAATGCTATCAGGTACTATAAGGCCATAGTGGATAATGTTGTATAAGCTAGAAGCTACAACGCTATACAGCTGTGCTATTTAAGGCAGTGATTTCtaactagagcaggggtgggcaaactacggcctgggggccacatgcggcccgccaagtgtttgaatacggccagcccgttctttccaaagtatttcatttaaacctAATATACAatctggcatcatggcttgagccaaccttttgatggtttaagtagctgttttatcaatttcattatttgatggtctgctgtttacaaagtgctcctgaaaaacagggacacgacacacacacttttacagatacaatacttccagggggactgttacgtgtaaaatatatagtctgcccacCGCTGAACTAGGCGTATGTGTAGTGGTACATGAGCAAATTGCAGGGGGTACACGGAAACATTTAATTTTCAACATGTTAAGTAAATATTCTCAATCCTTTCATATTAAGCCACACAGTGTGTATGCTACAATTAGAAGAATTATTAAAGAATCATCTCTGGGGCTATACAAGACGAAAGAAAGCTGGGAGACGCTGCTATAAACTATAGTGCTGTAAGATATACAGTAAGGTGCTATTAAGACTATAATGTGTAATGCTATATAATCTATAATGCTTTAAACTACAACACTATAATGCTATATTGCTATTAGGTATGATGCTATAAGATAGAATGCCATAAGGTATGATACTGTAAGGCTTACTATGCTATAATGTTATAAGGTACATATTATAAGGAACACTATAATGTAGAAACTACAGTGTAATGCCATAAGGTATAATGCATTgatatattttgtacattttttttgtacattttgtacatcCATATCTTAGCTTTGTGCCTAAAGCACCTTAGTGTGACATGTAACATATCTTCTTAAGAATGAATTGATTTTCTGTGTACAACAGGCCGAGAGCTAGTAAGAGGCGAGCTGCAGGCCGCATTTTGGGCATCATACCACAAGGCATAGAGAGGCTGTATGAGAGTGATGCAGGATGAAGAATAACATCCAAAAGAGCGAATGGAGATGTTCATCCTCCCAAATGTGACGATTCAGACAGGTTGTGAAATGAAAGGCAGTGATGCCGACTTAACGCAGCGAGCCCCAGGACATGTCCACGCACGTGAGGACGGTATCAGCGACTCCGCCAAGGTCACGGTGGCTGATACCACACGCACACGCTTGAAGTAAATCAATTAGGTGGCTCAGAGTCAAGTTGCACTCCTCTGCAACAACGGCGTCCACTAGGCTGTGGTTATATAGGGGGTGGGCGGTACTAAATCTGGAGGTCCTGAGAGGTCGTCCTTGTGTGTTTGGACTTCCCAAAACGAGGCACTGTCACGGCGAAGCTTTATGGAGCTTATCAGAAACGCCAGCAGCCAGCAAGACCATCTCCATCACGCCTTATCTTACTCTGCACTCTTGTCCCTGCAGCTCCCTCTGCTTGCTAATCTAGATTTATGTCCCTCTACACTCCTTGCTTGTCCCTGTGTCCACACAGGGCACATGGAACCTTCTAgtacgcatgcacacacacacacaaacacactacgTGCCTCCATTTGAAAGCAAAACCACACCTGAAGCAGCATTAAAGCTCCACATATGCACCGATATATTCTTTGACTACTGCTGATATGAGCATTCAAAGTCAATGGAGCACAATGACCCCTGAACTTTGAGGTGTATGGActcatttgacctttgacccttgacctcaaGCATCTTCAAACCTCATCCTTGTGCAATCTTGCTCAAAATGTAATTGTTCACAACTTCATCACTGACTGCATAATGCCAGAGAGTTTAAGGAGGAGGATAGACTTTTGAGCATGCGGTGTTAAAAACCAACAGGGTTCTTGCTCTGACATGAGACGTTCATGAAGTTTGAATAGTTGTGACTCAGAAAAGTCTCCTGCCCAAACATATTCCACTGGGTATTATTCCATATCAATATGATTTTCTTCTACAACCCACCCACCACAATCCCATGCCTCCAGAgattctttgtgtgtgtgcgtgtgtgtgtgtgtgtgtgtgtgtgtgtgcacgtgtttaCCGAGtatacacgcacacatacacacagataaaTGAGCTAGTGCAAAGAAATAGGAGCCATTGTTGTCAGACAATAATTGCACACTAATCTAAGTGTAATCTCTgcagcaaaaacacaacacaactctCTTATGTCTTCCTGACAAACTTTCACCCTCTCTCTCTTCTACTTCTTCACTTGTCTCCTTTCTGTCCATAAAGATGCCGCCCGCCCACTCGTTCCATTTGCCCCGTCCGCCTGTCCGTCCATCCCTGTGTCCACCCACGGAGCTTCTCCTTAATGCTTTTGCATGAATAAGACATGAAGGGACGAGGCGGTGGAGTTCTGTCACAGCCTCGTAGGGACCGAAGGGGGAGGGTGGAGGATGAAAGATGCGGGAGAGGGGACGGGGGTGGTTCGGGGGGTTAGAAATGGATCTAGAGGAGACGGTGTCACCTGTCCGCCGACCATTAATTAGTCATTTAGGGTTGTAATGGAGCGAGCTGTGGACAGAACGACGCAAGTGGCAGAACTAAACATGTCACTTAGTCAAACGGGGTAGCTTAGCATTGTCTGATAGTCAGAATGTCAACATGAGGACGCTCACattcaatgttttaaaaaacattcaaatagtcttatttttaataaataaataacaaattaaacaattaagcatgtgaaaaattatttacattaaattatttacaaattgaagcattcattcattcattttctaaatctTATCCTTCTTATCCTtatcttatcctcatgaaggtcgcgggggcgagaggcggggtacagcctggactggtggccagccaatcacagggcacatatagacaaacaaccattcacactcacattcatacctatggacaatttggagtcaccaattaacctagcatgtttttggaatgtgggaggaaaccggagtacccggagaaaacccacgcatgccacgtatgagatggccgagggtggaattcaacttgagtttcctagctgtgaggcctgcgcgctaatcactcctccgccgtgcagccgaatgtttaataaataaaaccatattatgaatataaatgaaaatagagaatttaaaaagcagaaaatgtatttttaatttagtcaattgattgaaatatttaattgagattaattgcattttgtccatagttaactcctaattaatcacaattaatcatagATAGAAAGAACAGTTTATCCATAACAGGtaaggatgtccgatattggcttttttgccccCAAATTAcgtgccaatattgtccaactctctttctgataccaataccgataccgataccgatactgataccgatatgtataACATGACATagctcctgtggtggaatgaacgcATATAGTGTGTTTGGTATACAGCATTTATTAaacagccgataccgatatcaaacaatattgcattttcatgctgatatcaggccgataattatcacaCTTCTTTAATAATAAGTGTAActctttttttcagtttttaatacaCCTATCAACATGAGACTGGATAATCGGTCTGCTTTATGCAAATTTTGGCTTattaaatattgtgttttttaaacagTTCAACACCAAATGGACcttaatgcataaaaaatacaaagactATGTACAACAAGTAGACATTGGTAAGGTAAACTGTCCATCATTCAAATACCATTTTCTTCAAGTAAATAATCTCACAAAATATAGTTGCGACTAACATTTTAAACTCGAGAGCACAGCTCTCCGTCTATAGACAaatgctaataaataataataatgctaataatgctcgCTAGTTGGGAagccaaggtaccactgtatagaTGACAATAAAAGTGCTCCAGTACCTTATCTCTGCCATTTGAGAGTTGACGTACTCGGTGACAACTCAACTCACAGCTGGTAGAGGGTAGATACAAATAACGATGGTCTTATTGAGAAAGCCATCTACTACCATTACCAGTACTACCATTCAAAATACTTCAAAATGCTCAATATTTCTCCCTGCTTGTGGCTCCACATCCACCGCTGCCTTTCCTCAAAAATGGTGTGTGCCAAAGGTCAAACAGGACGTGTGATGTTGATCTGGCATCAAAACAATAGTGCTTGAAAGCCCTAATTGAATattaatatctattttttttgtcatggtgACAtacataattgtaaataaatgtattttttgcctaTATACCCAGACTTTAGGGACACCCTGTAGTTAGAcagaataaaatacaacaaaatgtagGGTAATTTTGTGGAGCCCCTGAAGCCAAATTTCAAAGAGTTTCCCCTGGTGCTCAGAAATGTATATTGTGGGGTGACCACCATATTCAAAATGTGACCCCGTCAAAATGACGGTAATGGTAAAATAAAATGGGGCAAATTGGTCATCCGAAGCCAGTATGAGTATTGATTCAAATGCTTCAAATAAATGTGGTAATAATGAATTCAGtatgtttaaaaacatgaaatagtcTCATATTTGCAGTGATTT includes:
- the waif2 gene encoding wnt-activated inhibitory factor 2 codes for the protein MWTRASAWRWWTAVLAGLACVRAEDACPPACACDRESGTVSCRGGGVAGVPGDVPAWTSTLIVHGRNVTTLQRGAFVANGTELDMGTLSLASNMIQVIEAGAFLGLPRVHVLDLSHNRVALISDDAFNGLVELRMLCLNESILPEATMQLSAALASKSLHNLHRLELAGNRLRSVPLASLDASNLHQLVLVNNSIETINRDNVTSLGQHRRTRVYLSHNPFRCTCDLEAFYYWLRNSSQCPDAALLRCSEPEAKRGLPLEKLRGEDVDCVNENLEAVSYVFLGIVLALIGLVFLMVLYLNRGGIKRWLNNIREACRDQMEVYHYRYEQDSDPRLANVAV